In Synechococcus sp. PCC 6312, one genomic interval encodes:
- a CDS encoding SIMPL domain-containing protein, with the protein MKRTASQALSPRFRPQNLLVIPVIAALIGLITPVAFAQEMIRTLTVTGRGKEAVAPTQAQVTLGVEIQAKTATEAQAEVARRMNSVVSVLKANTVSKLQTTGINLSPNYDYSNNQRILRGYTARNTVSFTTSTESTGTILDAAIKAGATTIENVSLILADSQFSAAQKVALQRATLDAQAQASVVLNTLGLKPQQIIGIQINNATPPMPPPNPMMMRVAATADAAPPTPVIAGEQQVEATVILQIQY; encoded by the coding sequence ATGAAACGAACTGCTTCTCAGGCTCTTTCCCCCAGATTTCGGCCCCAGAACTTACTGGTCATTCCGGTTATTGCTGCCTTAATTGGTCTAATAACTCCGGTGGCTTTTGCCCAAGAGATGATCCGGACTCTGACTGTGACCGGCCGTGGCAAAGAGGCTGTAGCTCCCACCCAGGCCCAGGTGACATTAGGGGTTGAAATCCAGGCTAAAACCGCCACCGAGGCCCAGGCCGAAGTCGCCCGCCGGATGAATAGTGTTGTCAGTGTTTTGAAAGCCAATACTGTTAGTAAGCTCCAAACCACTGGGATTAATCTTTCCCCCAACTATGACTACAGCAACAATCAACGGATTTTAAGGGGATATACGGCTCGGAATACCGTCAGCTTTACCACTAGCACCGAATCCACTGGCACGATTTTAGATGCAGCCATCAAAGCTGGGGCGACCACGATTGAAAATGTCAGCCTGATCCTAGCCGATAGCCAGTTTTCTGCGGCCCAAAAAGTTGCTCTCCAACGGGCCACCCTCGATGCCCAGGCCCAGGCCAGTGTTGTTTTGAATACCCTTGGTCTCAAGCCTCAGCAAATTATTGGCATTCAAATTAACAATGCTACTCCCCCAATGCCCCCCCCGAACCCAATGATGATGCGTGTTGCGGCCACGGCTGATGCGGCCCCACCAACCCCAGTCATTGCCGGAGAACAACAAGTGGAAGCCACGGTGATTTTACAAATTCAGTACTAA
- a CDS encoding IS630 transposase-related protein: protein MSYSLDLRQQVIAYLQQGSQITQATNIISKIQKLQVWAKQQSSSSLVYVGKTGFDPNPTCVYG from the coding sequence ATGAGTTACAGCTTGGATTTACGCCAACAGGTGATTGCCTATCTCCAACAGGGTAGTCAAATTACTCAAGCCACCAATATTATTTCTAAAATACAAAAACTGCAAGTGTGGGCAAAACAGCAGAGTAGCTCTAGTCTTGTTTACGTCGGTAAAACTGGGTTTGACCCCAATCCTACCTGCGTCTATGGCTGA
- a CDS encoding Calx-beta domain-containing protein: MTNPTPASSPVFATDANGRVHMAWNQNGLIYHSYYDPTFGQWVEAAPIAGSTSSKELKIVTGVNISGNPSNSENPTGIFVSWLEGEGNNADVKGASGIISSLGQYQWSDELKLTEDNVNDGNHRLMATSEGNLVLLTEKLNLNNPEADKDLYSQVIDLRDKSPTFNSLTQSKPLSTDSSITNSVDAGNVNLTDLFPSNFLRIYDKDLGGKLPLAFFELQFKNTASFGGSIITSEENGSINQIEQFLQLDDELKLSISVGRLSVVPRLRALGRLSIIIDDIGGTLDVTSSARFRTDVELNLLPPKLSREFFGISFELKAGLLGSISVTWAQNWNADQAFAVLGIYDYQLVRADGTPAQEGDDPNELYWKIDSEQAAGKLFEPPELLGIIEDVVNTVSTQVGLGVFGKAKSKAGDVTFWDLGAKLETFFTWNLYPEPAYQGISFAVELSATVFGWGWKLQKEFGPYPTETEFNSQNPIIPENELFLGISPRPILGSSEVYTGTLLNWDSSSENLTNDSSASLAIAPDGSIFATWIRDTHVTDFQASNYLSEIVLSRSTDGGKTWQSLPAIPQSQGANFNPVIQIMPSGQMVVAWANSNTNIFNPDGTPNRELYIDAVGSSTLVFATSSDNGITWSNPTPLPSNITNPGQLVLDKTADGQLLLTWIISDGAGETAIDSLYGAFWNGTAWSNPQLIGSGTIVTLDAPGGIVLDGQSAVFWTAESPSTTPNGEPESTVYYSTFNKDFQQWTPAQLWNPVQSNLASPQVILEGIANAQQQATQPTSQVNEARQGIYNRVSPEQDFSLVLPAIAGSSITQVKITPTAARETDAFATIILHRTGNVENELKLNFRTIDGSATAGSDYVAKSGLVTFQPGQATQEIRIALLDDSLSERRAESFRVVVSSPQPEAYLTLNGLRLSSTQSELVTTVTLIDDEPTNLAEIQSGFILQGDALAHVGEAITAAGDLNQDGFDDFLIGAPLKNEGSGAVYVVYGSSNIGIANQNLDLDSLNGTNGLVVVGETNSNLGTGLTTADFDGDGKTDLILGAPSTFVNPSTAKVHILAGTSLSGKSRIELSQTPGLVLESNQPGSLAGARVAVGNVTNQSIPDLIITAPVTDTVYIVFGQTIRDALRNNTPTIDLDNLGSNGYVLTTGTGQIGTGLTLADINQDGIKDILLGAPTANPVSYPAGVDGDAKPPAYGGQVYAIFGGSTLNSNLNLNGLNGTNGLILKGEAFYNPSNEDGSSVIDPNVPPDFTLADAAGSSIANVGDINGDNIDDFVISAETSGTGGITNRGRAYVVFGKSNSPAWPSLINLPALNGTNGFMINGIYDLVRQTGGNTGYTVAGVGDVNSDGIKDFLISAPTLSTNGDDSATGQTYLFLGTNQWSDFLNNGVLDLSDIDVLTQRVFLFNNPNSGEQLGLGLGSIGDVNKDGYLDLAIATPQSYPGQEKTNFYVSFGYPWVGAGGSIDVTKLRSDNGFIFQPITRNEVATVQLGGDINGDGYADTLIADAGFAGSGGQAFYLFFGSDPLQPTTNIPSLPVTLKPEAGTLKGRQTLGFGDFNNDGITDFVVSRSGATDNHFATIIFGNQDSSFWSEFDPSTGVDFDLLLTESGGVNINLPTSFANAGQNVNLTSGDFNGDGTDDLLIQSAYFNPFIVFGKTSWQPSTVTNYDALPQLLPILPEYNLPISYVNNLGDINGDGYSDFGLVGFNSDPKVLAFAAYVVFGQSNLSDIPLIDLATLNGQNGFKLTEEIVSPNQTVIPSISEAGDVNGDGFGDLLIGAQFGDVGQAYVIFGGRSVGSNGRLNLDSLNGSNGFLIEKQVNGSKSSSLGYSVTGGGDINGDGFDDIVLGNPTQPGDPAFKGDVFTIFGRADIGSGGVFNVNTLDGANGFKTVGAQSFAKAGSFVSGLTDVNGDGFADIGIGAQGNNSESVSGLGYNIFGNHFNLDIPSNFLGTFEDDILSATSLASQATPHIMNGAQGNDIIQSAGVANPSDGKFVVMNGGQGDDLLSIGSLSFGQMNGGTGVDTLQLNSYILKSNNLDLLDTRIGSRISGIETIDLGFSNRLTFNLPTLTALSETTNSFKVLGYGALLVANDFGNWINQGTVTESGLTFDKYTNQGTTLLIQNNNNLNNRDKNSFVATATTPTQHAVYGTENNDTLKITPSEVSPASNLQMFALGGDDVIDGSLGLGNNTLYGGAGNDQLLAGKVDFLYGGIGHDILDSRPGSGGNHLYGEAGDDQFYLLENDFAYGGEGDDLFLVQGGKHNALTGGDGTDQFWLADANLPLNLNAVLDFEAGEDVIGFKNLASRRNEFYLTQYGPDVLVRLGNDYIGRVTGVYVPQLEFVTQGNDLLLQGATVNTFKVTNVNDSGPGSLRQAIIDAGNAPGHDVIDLISVGNQTIRLNSALPKINTGNDITFQTAGVLGSPTIQAPGTGYNNIFTVDGAIVNFSYLNLSNGWAKGGNGNVGGGGGLGAGGALTILAGSQVTVDRVTFAGNQAQGGAGAVGASGGGGEFAGTPTDRPDAGGGGGGFNTSATGTSGGSAGSIENGESGGRGGTGGTASTLGIGGGGGGGGGGGSGGTFGTKDSDGGNGGAGGNGTYGAGGGAGGGGGGAGPKNSSNRAGSGGAGGNGGGTNQSTNATLAGNGTNGSAGKPPDVFSGSGPGSGGTGGGGSGLGGAVFVYGPGSNLIITNSNFVDNKTSGGSGGQVGQGLGGGIFISPDATVAGNSLSFRNNTAPNSPGGTFTNVYNQFQNNNDVYGTINAYSGSPSDLFNLSPLTQQPQLTVSPLVISPADNIGFFRIERSGNLEQYLGISYSTQDSLGKAGLNYLPVTGRTTFNPGERFKEVQVFLLDNPLSDPTKNVVLNATIINQASSSNVLRNTFNIQGETSDLEIKNWQQIFFEPSTNSLLESALAFNTATQQGKAEVNLNLQYQDDFNDFLNWNSEANRYESFMFDGQTGARFLAPEIANSSLDASKNVNLVLEDGKRGDVDQGVNGLVGTNGYISRTIPGLITNNNQTFRAPTAADGNVQWRLVNVPQESEFGLVKVEDVQGRINGLLPTDSGYEAAALARRQVLFDKSFGASNQSLSRTIAEDSFINPDLLVETESEFFGSLQNSFLTPNDYYILYSRSGDSTTFSTTTAPDIVSDSRGYHQVTLGQVIVEVGSSAIVIPGAINQPVSFTSSLSRAAAFDNLIGLYQVDSLTGGLDIDGNGTIDVRPGDSNYAQLALLRAKDSLTGQVLTTPNNFSTATDTFELTGGGMYGAFIIPNATIDDVLKMNPKNLNINQPQAFFSFGAANSDNLNHMTRLGANLFGFEDIVGGGDLDYNDMVLKLELI; encoded by the coding sequence TTGACTAACCCAACACCAGCTTCCTCACCCGTTTTTGCTACGGATGCGAATGGCCGTGTCCACATGGCCTGGAACCAAAATGGCTTAATCTATCACTCCTACTATGATCCAACCTTTGGTCAGTGGGTCGAGGCGGCTCCCATTGCCGGAAGTACAAGTTCCAAGGAGCTAAAGATTGTCACTGGAGTCAATATCTCCGGAAATCCGAGCAACTCCGAAAACCCAACCGGAATCTTTGTGTCTTGGCTAGAAGGGGAGGGAAATAATGCCGATGTCAAGGGTGCCAGTGGAATCATTAGTAGCCTAGGGCAATACCAGTGGAGTGATGAACTCAAGCTCACTGAAGACAATGTCAACGATGGAAATCATCGCCTGATGGCAACCTCAGAGGGAAACTTAGTTCTCCTGACTGAAAAACTTAACCTTAACAATCCTGAGGCAGACAAAGACCTCTACAGCCAGGTTATTGACTTACGGGATAAGTCTCCTACGTTCAATTCCCTCACTCAATCTAAGCCATTGAGTACAGATAGCTCTATCACCAACTCAGTGGATGCGGGAAATGTTAATTTAACCGACCTTTTCCCCAGCAATTTCTTGAGAATTTATGATAAAGACTTGGGTGGAAAACTTCCACTCGCTTTCTTTGAATTGCAGTTTAAGAATACTGCTTCTTTTGGGGGATCGATTATTACTTCGGAAGAAAATGGGAGTATTAATCAAATAGAGCAATTTTTGCAATTAGATGATGAACTAAAGCTGAGCATTAGCGTTGGTAGGTTATCAGTTGTTCCACGACTCCGCGCTCTGGGGCGACTAAGTATCATTATTGATGATATTGGAGGTACTTTAGACGTAACTAGTTCCGCTCGATTTCGGACTGATGTTGAACTTAATCTTTTACCACCTAAGCTTAGCAGAGAATTCTTCGGGATTAGTTTTGAGCTTAAGGCAGGCTTACTCGGTTCAATATCTGTAACCTGGGCACAGAACTGGAATGCTGACCAAGCCTTTGCGGTTTTAGGGATATACGACTATCAATTAGTCCGAGCGGATGGGACTCCGGCCCAGGAGGGGGATGACCCTAATGAACTCTACTGGAAGATTGATTCCGAACAGGCTGCTGGTAAATTATTTGAACCACCCGAGCTGTTGGGAATTATTGAAGATGTTGTTAATACGGTCTCAACTCAAGTTGGTCTGGGTGTATTCGGCAAAGCAAAAAGTAAAGCAGGGGATGTAACCTTTTGGGACTTGGGGGCAAAACTCGAAACCTTTTTTACGTGGAACCTCTATCCTGAACCCGCATATCAAGGTATTTCATTTGCCGTTGAATTATCTGCCACAGTTTTTGGTTGGGGCTGGAAGTTGCAGAAGGAATTTGGTCCCTATCCAACTGAAACTGAGTTTAATAGCCAGAATCCAATCATTCCTGAGAATGAACTTTTCCTAGGAATCTCGCCCCGCCCAATTTTAGGAAGTTCAGAGGTCTATACAGGAACTCTATTGAATTGGGATAGTAGCTCAGAGAACCTGACCAATGACTCCAGTGCCAGTCTAGCCATAGCTCCGGATGGTTCAATTTTTGCCACTTGGATTCGAGATACCCACGTCACCGATTTCCAGGCCAGCAACTATCTTTCTGAAATTGTTTTATCTCGCTCCACCGATGGGGGTAAAACTTGGCAATCTTTACCAGCCATTCCCCAAAGCCAGGGCGCTAACTTTAATCCAGTTATTCAGATCATGCCTTCCGGTCAGATGGTCGTGGCCTGGGCTAATAGTAATACCAATATTTTCAACCCGGATGGTACGCCGAATCGCGAGCTTTACATTGATGCGGTTGGTTCATCAACGTTAGTATTTGCCACCTCTAGTGATAACGGCATTACTTGGAGTAATCCAACCCCTCTCCCCTCTAATATTACTAACCCAGGCCAACTCGTTTTAGACAAAACAGCCGATGGCCAATTACTGTTGACTTGGATTATTTCTGATGGTGCAGGGGAAACCGCTATAGATTCGCTCTATGGTGCGTTCTGGAATGGCACGGCCTGGAGCAATCCCCAACTAATTGGTTCAGGGACAATCGTGACCCTTGATGCGCCGGGGGGAATTGTCTTGGATGGTCAATCAGCAGTATTTTGGACGGCCGAATCCCCCTCAACAACCCCCAATGGAGAACCTGAATCAACGGTTTATTACAGCACCTTTAATAAAGATTTTCAACAGTGGACACCCGCCCAACTCTGGAATCCAGTCCAGTCAAATCTCGCCAGTCCCCAGGTTATTCTTGAGGGTATTGCCAATGCTCAACAACAGGCCACGCAACCAACCAGCCAGGTAAACGAAGCCCGTCAAGGTATCTACAACCGTGTTAGCCCAGAGCAAGACTTTAGCCTAGTTTTACCTGCCATAGCGGGTAGTAGCATTACCCAGGTGAAAATCACACCAACCGCCGCCCGTGAAACTGATGCCTTTGCTACAATTATCCTCCACCGAACTGGCAATGTTGAAAATGAGCTTAAGTTAAACTTTAGGACCATTGACGGCTCTGCCACCGCTGGCTCTGACTATGTGGCTAAATCGGGCCTAGTAACGTTTCAGCCAGGCCAAGCAACCCAAGAAATTCGGATTGCGCTATTAGATGACTCACTATCGGAAAGACGGGCTGAGAGTTTCCGAGTTGTTGTGAGTAGCCCCCAGCCAGAAGCCTATTTGACACTGAATGGTTTGCGCCTGAGTTCAACCCAGTCCGAACTTGTGACCACGGTGACGTTGATTGATGATGAGCCAACTAACCTGGCTGAAATCCAAAGCGGCTTTATTCTTCAGGGTGATGCCCTAGCCCATGTTGGGGAAGCGATTACTGCGGCTGGAGACCTGAATCAGGACGGATTTGACGACTTTCTGATTGGTGCTCCCCTTAAAAATGAAGGTTCAGGAGCTGTTTATGTTGTTTATGGTAGCTCCAACATTGGGATTGCCAACCAAAACCTAGATTTAGACAGTTTGAATGGGACAAATGGCCTAGTTGTTGTTGGTGAAACAAATAGTAATCTTGGGACTGGCTTAACAACGGCTGACTTTGATGGCGATGGCAAAACTGATTTAATTTTAGGCGCCCCCTCTACCTTTGTGAACCCGAGTACAGCAAAAGTCCACATTCTGGCAGGAACAAGTTTAAGTGGGAAAAGCAGAATTGAACTTAGCCAAACCCCAGGCCTGGTTTTAGAGTCGAATCAGCCTGGTAGCCTGGCCGGGGCCCGAGTGGCAGTTGGCAACGTTACCAATCAGTCAATTCCAGATTTGATCATCACCGCCCCAGTTACTGACACTGTTTATATTGTTTTTGGGCAAACGATTCGTGATGCACTTCGGAACAACACCCCAACTATTGATCTTGATAACTTAGGGAGTAACGGCTATGTCCTGACAACCGGTACTGGACAAATTGGGACTGGATTAACTCTGGCGGATATTAACCAGGATGGGATTAAGGATATTCTTCTCGGTGCCCCAACTGCCAATCCAGTCAGTTATCCAGCAGGTGTGGATGGTGACGCTAAACCCCCAGCCTATGGCGGCCAAGTGTATGCGATTTTTGGAGGCAGTACTCTCAACAGCAACCTCAACTTAAACGGGTTGAATGGGACGAATGGACTCATCTTGAAGGGGGAGGCTTTCTATAACCCTTCTAACGAAGATGGTAGTTCAGTGATTGATCCCAATGTTCCCCCCGACTTCACCCTTGCCGATGCAGCCGGTAGTAGTATCGCCAACGTTGGAGATATTAACGGTGATAACATTGACGATTTTGTCATCAGTGCTGAAACCTCCGGGACAGGTGGGATTACGAATCGCGGGCGGGCCTATGTTGTCTTTGGTAAATCGAATAGTCCAGCCTGGCCCAGCCTGATTAATCTGCCAGCTCTGAATGGCACCAACGGGTTCATGATTAATGGCATCTATGATCTAGTGCGCCAAACGGGGGGAAATACAGGATACACAGTTGCTGGCGTAGGTGATGTCAATAGCGATGGGATTAAAGATTTTCTTATTAGTGCCCCAACTCTCAGCACCAATGGTGACGACAGTGCCACGGGTCAAACCTATCTATTTCTGGGTACAAATCAGTGGAGTGATTTTCTCAACAATGGGGTTTTGGACTTAAGTGATATTGATGTTTTGACCCAGCGTGTATTTTTATTTAATAATCCCAACTCTGGAGAACAACTGGGCTTAGGCCTGGGCAGTATTGGTGATGTCAACAAAGATGGATACCTTGACCTCGCCATTGCTACACCCCAATCTTATCCAGGCCAGGAAAAGACGAACTTCTATGTTTCCTTTGGTTATCCCTGGGTCGGTGCAGGGGGGAGCATTGATGTCACCAAACTCAGAAGTGACAACGGCTTTATTTTTCAGCCCATTACTCGTAACGAAGTTGCTACCGTCCAACTGGGAGGGGATATCAATGGGGATGGCTATGCCGATACCCTAATTGCTGATGCAGGTTTTGCTGGGAGTGGCGGGCAAGCGTTTTATCTATTTTTTGGCAGTGACCCCCTTCAGCCCACAACCAACATCCCCAGTTTGCCCGTCACCCTCAAACCTGAAGCTGGAACCCTTAAAGGAAGACAGACCCTAGGCTTTGGCGACTTTAATAACGATGGCATTACAGACTTTGTTGTGTCTCGGAGTGGGGCAACGGACAACCATTTTGCAACTATTATCTTTGGCAATCAAGACAGTTCATTTTGGTCTGAGTTTGATCCCAGTACAGGAGTTGACTTTGATTTACTCTTGACGGAGAGTGGCGGTGTCAACATTAACTTGCCGACTAGCTTTGCCAATGCGGGTCAGAATGTCAATCTCACTAGCGGTGACTTTAATGGTGACGGTACGGATGACCTGTTGATTCAGAGTGCCTATTTCAATCCGTTTATTGTTTTTGGCAAAACGAGTTGGCAGCCTAGTACCGTAACCAACTACGATGCCCTCCCGCAACTATTACCCATTTTACCGGAGTACAACCTACCAATTTCCTATGTGAATAACTTGGGGGATATCAATGGGGATGGGTACAGCGATTTTGGACTAGTTGGCTTTAACTCTGATCCCAAAGTCCTTGCCTTTGCGGCCTATGTTGTTTTTGGGCAGTCTAATTTAAGTGATATTCCCCTGATTGATCTGGCAACACTGAATGGTCAGAATGGCTTCAAGCTAACAGAGGAGATTGTTTCCCCTAATCAAACTGTTATCCCCAGTATCAGTGAGGCTGGCGATGTTAACGGCGATGGTTTTGGTGATTTGCTGATTGGGGCCCAGTTTGGCGATGTCGGCCAGGCCTATGTGATCTTTGGCGGGCGGTCTGTGGGGAGCAATGGCCGTTTAAATCTTGATTCCTTGAATGGCAGTAATGGTTTTTTAATTGAGAAACAAGTTAATGGCTCAAAGAGTTCCTCCCTTGGCTACAGTGTGACGGGAGGGGGCGATATCAATGGTGACGGTTTCGATGACATTGTTCTTGGTAATCCAACACAACCGGGCGATCCAGCTTTTAAAGGTGATGTTTTCACTATTTTTGGCCGGGCAGACATTGGCTCTGGCGGTGTTTTCAATGTCAATACCCTTGATGGAGCTAATGGGTTTAAAACTGTGGGAGCCCAATCCTTTGCCAAGGCCGGTTCTTTTGTCAGTGGTCTTACGGATGTGAATGGGGATGGCTTTGCTGATATTGGGATTGGTGCCCAAGGTAACAACAGTGAAAGTGTGTCTGGGTTGGGCTACAACATATTCGGGAATCACTTCAATTTAGATATTCCGTCTAACTTTTTAGGAACTTTTGAGGACGATATCCTTTCTGCTACGTCCCTGGCCAGTCAAGCAACCCCTCACATCATGAATGGGGCCCAAGGGAATGACATTATTCAAAGTGCTGGTGTCGCCAACCCCAGTGACGGCAAATTTGTGGTCATGAATGGGGGGCAAGGGGATGACCTACTCTCCATCGGTAGCCTCAGTTTTGGTCAAATGAACGGGGGAACTGGGGTTGATACCCTCCAACTCAATTCCTACATTCTCAAGTCCAATAATCTGGATTTATTGGATACACGAATAGGGAGTCGCATCAGTGGAATCGAAACGATTGACCTTGGTTTTAGCAATCGCCTCACCTTTAATCTCCCCACCTTAACGGCTTTATCTGAGACAACTAACAGTTTTAAAGTCCTTGGCTATGGTGCTCTTCTGGTTGCTAATGACTTTGGCAACTGGATTAATCAAGGCACTGTGACTGAGTCGGGACTGACGTTTGATAAATATACGAATCAAGGGACGACTCTTTTAATTCAAAACAATAACAACTTAAACAATCGGGATAAGAATAGTTTTGTTGCGACTGCGACGACTCCCACTCAACACGCTGTTTATGGAACTGAAAATAACGATACTCTCAAAATCACGCCCTCTGAGGTTTCTCCTGCATCCAACCTGCAAATGTTTGCCTTGGGGGGTGATGACGTCATAGACGGAAGTTTGGGTTTAGGAAATAATACCCTCTACGGGGGTGCGGGTAACGACCAGTTGTTGGCAGGTAAGGTTGATTTTCTTTACGGTGGGATTGGCCATGACATTCTTGATTCCCGGCCTGGTAGCGGTGGTAATCATCTTTATGGTGAAGCGGGAGATGACCAATTCTACCTTTTGGAAAATGACTTCGCTTACGGTGGAGAGGGAGATGATCTCTTCTTAGTTCAAGGCGGTAAGCACAATGCCTTAACGGGTGGAGATGGGACAGACCAGTTTTGGTTAGCTGATGCAAATTTACCCCTCAATCTCAATGCGGTTCTTGACTTTGAAGCAGGTGAAGATGTCATTGGATTTAAGAATTTAGCCAGTCGCCGCAACGAGTTTTACTTAACCCAATATGGCCCTGATGTTCTGGTGAGACTTGGCAACGACTATATCGGGCGGGTTACCGGGGTCTATGTTCCGCAACTGGAATTTGTGACTCAAGGCAATGACCTACTTTTACAAGGAGCGACTGTCAATACCTTCAAGGTGACAAACGTTAATGATTCCGGGCCTGGTTCTTTGCGGCAAGCCATTATTGATGCGGGTAATGCCCCCGGCCATGATGTTATCGATCTCATTAGTGTTGGTAATCAAACCATTCGCCTTAACAGTGCCTTACCCAAAATTAATACGGGTAATGATATTACATTTCAAACCGCTGGAGTCTTGGGTAGCCCGACTATTCAAGCACCTGGAACGGGTTACAACAATATTTTTACCGTTGATGGTGCAATTGTTAATTTCTCCTATCTGAATCTCAGTAATGGCTGGGCTAAGGGCGGAAATGGCAATGTTGGCGGCGGGGGTGGCCTGGGTGCAGGGGGCGCTTTAACAATACTGGCGGGTAGTCAAGTCACCGTTGACCGCGTCACTTTTGCCGGAAACCAAGCTCAGGGAGGGGCTGGGGCAGTTGGCGCTTCTGGTGGGGGTGGCGAATTTGCTGGCACTCCTACTGACAGGCCAGATGCAGGTGGTGGTGGGGGTGGTTTCAATACATCTGCTACAGGCACAAGTGGAGGCTCGGCCGGCTCTATTGAAAATGGCGAGAGCGGTGGTAGAGGAGGCACAGGGGGAACAGCTAGCACCCTAGGTATTGGCGGTGGCGGTGGTGGCGGCGGCGGCGGCGGTAGTGGCGGTACGTTTGGGACTAAAGATTCCGATGGCGGTAATGGTGGGGCTGGGGGTAATGGTACCTACGGAGCTGGCGGTGGGGCCGGTGGCGGCGGTGGTGGAGCAGGCCCCAAAAATAGCTCTAATAGGGCGGGGTCTGGTGGTGCTGGCGGTAATGGCGGCGGAACAAATCAATCGACCAATGCCACACTTGCGGGTAACGGGACTAATGGTTCAGCAGGTAAACCCCCAGACGTATTTTCCGGTAGTGGCCCTGGCAGTGGGGGGACTGGGGGGGGCGGCAGTGGCCTGGGCGGGGCAGTATTTGTTTACGGGCCTGGTTCAAACCTGATCATTACTAACTCTAACTTCGTGGATAACAAGACCTCAGGTGGCTCTGGCGGTCAGGTTGGACAAGGTTTGGGCGGTGGCATTTTTATTTCACCCGACGCGACGGTGGCTGGCAATAGCCTAAGTTTTAGGAACAACACCGCTCCCAATAGTCCCGGCGGAACTTTCACCAATGTCTATAATCAGTTTCAAAACAATAACGATGTGTATGGGACGATTAATGCTTACTCTGGCAGCCCATCGGATTTATTTAACCTATCGCCTTTAACGCAGCAGCCCCAACTGACTGTATCTCCACTGGTAATCTCACCTGCTGATAACATTGGCTTCTTCAGGATTGAACGGAGTGGAAACCTAGAGCAATATCTCGGTATTAGTTACAGCACTCAAGATAGTCTCGGTAAAGCTGGCTTAAACTATCTGCCTGTAACTGGACGGACTACCTTCAACCCAGGGGAAAGGTTTAAGGAAGTTCAAGTTTTTCTACTCGACAACCCGTTATCTGATCCGACAAAAAATGTTGTTTTGAATGCAACAATCATTAATCAAGCCTCTAGTTCAAATGTTCTCAGGAATACTTTTAATATCCAAGGAGAGACTTCCGATCTAGAAATTAAGAATTGGCAACAGATATTTTTTGAACCTTCAACTAACAGCCTCTTAGAATCCGCACTTGCGTTCAATACAGCAACCCAACAAGGCAAGGCTGAGGTTAATTTGAATCTTCAGTATCAAGATGATTTCAATGATTTCTTAAATTGGAATTCTGAAGCCAATCGTTACGAGTCTTTCATGTTTGATGGTCAGACTGGGGCCCGTTTCCTCGCCCCTGAGATTGCAAATTCATCCTTAGATGCCTCCAAGAATGTCAACCTGGTTTTAGAGGATGGGAAGCGAGGTGATGTGGATCAGGGTGTGAATGGACTAGTCGGGACAAACGGTTATATCAGCCGCACTATCCCCGGTCTCATTACCAACAACAATCAAACCTTTAGGGCTCCAACGGCTGCGGACGGTAATGTTCAGTGGCGGCTCGTAAATGTGCCTCAAGAATCAGAGTTTGGTTTAGTAAAAGTAGAGGATGTCCAAGGGCGAATAAATGGCCTCTTACCCACAGATTCAGGCTATGAAGCTGCCGCACTCGCTCGTCGGCAAGTCTTGTTTGATAAGAGTTTTGGAGCCAGTAATCAGTCTCTTTCTCGAACAATTGCTGAAGATAGTTTCATCAATCCTGATTTATTGGTTGAGACAGAATCTGAATTCTTCGGAAGCTTACAAAACTCATTCCTCACTCCCAATGACTACTATATTCTTTACAGTCGCTCTGGAGATTCAACAACGTTTTCCACAACCACAGCACCTGATATTGTTTCAGATTCCCGTGGATATCACCAAGTGACTCTCGGACAAGTGATAGTGGAGGTTGGTTCAAGCGCGATTGTCATCCCTGGGGCTATCAATCAACCTGTTTCCTTTACATCTTCCCTAAGTCGGGCTGCTGCCTTTGATAACTTGATTGGTCTTTATCAAGTTGATAGCTTAACCGGAGGACTAGACATTGATGGGAATGGAACCATTGATGTTAGGCCTGGGGATTCTAACTATGCGCAATTAGCCCTACTCCGTGCCAAAGACTCATTAACTGGGCAAGTACTGACAACGCCAAACAATTTTTCCACCGCAACCGACACATTTGAGTTGACGGGGGGTGGAATGTATGGTGCATTTATTATTCCCAATGCGACTATTGATGACGTTCTGAAAATGAATCCGAAGAATCTAAATATTAATCAGCCTCAGGCTTTCTTCTCATTTGGAGCTGCTAACTCCGATAACCTTAACCACATGACTCGTTTAGGAGCAAACCTTTTTGGTTTTGAAGATATTGTTGGTGGTGGCGATTTAGACTATAACGATATGGTTCTTAAGCTAGAACTGATATAA